In Stenotrophomonas sp. ASS1, the following proteins share a genomic window:
- the frmR gene encoding formaldehyde-responsive transcriptional repressor FrmR: protein MPHSPEEKKKVLARVRRIRGQCDALDRALEAGADCGPVLQQIAAIRGAVNGLMSEVMEAHLREEFGQPAASDEQRAERVRDMSALIRSYLK from the coding sequence ATGCCGCACTCCCCCGAAGAGAAGAAGAAGGTCCTGGCCCGTGTGCGCCGCATCCGCGGCCAGTGCGATGCGCTGGACCGCGCCCTGGAAGCCGGTGCCGACTGCGGGCCGGTGCTGCAGCAGATCGCCGCCATCCGTGGCGCGGTCAATGGCCTGATGTCCGAGGTGATGGAGGCCCATCTGCGCGAGGAGTTCGGCCAACCCGCGGCCTCCGACGAACAACGCGCCGAACGCGTGCGCGACATGAGCGCGTTGATCCGCTCGTACCTGAAATAA
- a CDS encoding LysR family transcriptional regulator encodes MPLPDLNLLLALDVLIDECSVAAAARRMNLSAPAMSRTLGRIRTALGDPVLVRAGRGLAPTPRALQLREQVRDVIEQAHRVFNAGREIDLRTLERTFNVRANDVFIGGFGGRLRELFRQQAPRAVLRFVPEGDTDDDAMAQGRIDLYISTAGKHAPDTKVQNLFSTSFMGAAREDHPLFDEEISAERFAACDHIAVSRRGLPRGPIDDDLATLGLQRRVALISPTFHGAIFAAAESDLILPQMPSVMLERIVSMRLPLRLFPLPIPVRTAAIVQAWHPRLDNDAAHQWLRRSIKTMCESAGEAPR; translated from the coding sequence ATGCCCCTGCCGGACCTGAACCTGTTGCTGGCACTGGACGTGCTGATTGACGAATGCAGCGTGGCCGCCGCCGCGCGGCGGATGAACCTGAGCGCGCCGGCGATGAGCCGTACCCTGGGCCGGATCCGCACCGCGCTGGGCGACCCGGTGCTGGTGCGTGCCGGCCGCGGTCTGGCCCCCACGCCCCGCGCGCTGCAGCTGCGTGAGCAGGTCCGCGATGTGATCGAGCAGGCCCACCGTGTGTTCAACGCCGGTCGCGAGATCGACCTGCGCACCCTGGAACGCACCTTCAATGTCCGCGCCAACGATGTCTTCATCGGTGGATTCGGCGGACGCCTGCGTGAACTGTTCCGCCAGCAGGCGCCGCGCGCGGTACTGCGCTTCGTGCCCGAGGGCGATACCGACGACGACGCGATGGCGCAGGGCCGGATCGACCTGTACATCAGCACCGCGGGCAAGCATGCACCCGATACCAAGGTGCAGAACCTGTTCAGTACCTCGTTCATGGGCGCCGCGCGCGAAGATCATCCGTTGTTCGATGAGGAGATCAGCGCCGAGCGTTTTGCTGCCTGCGACCACATCGCGGTGTCGCGGCGGGGGCTGCCGCGTGGCCCGATCGATGACGACCTGGCCACGCTGGGCCTGCAGCGGCGGGTGGCGCTGATCAGCCCGACCTTCCACGGCGCGATCTTCGCTGCCGCCGAGTCGGACCTGATCCTGCCGCAGATGCCGAGCGTGATGCTGGAGCGGATCGTCAGCATGCGCCTGCCGCTGCGCCTGTTCCCGCTGCCGATCCCGGTGCGCACCGCCGCCATCGTGCAGGCCTGGCATCCACGCCTGGACAACGACGCCGCCCACCAGTGGCTGCGGCGCTCGATCAAGACCATGTGCGAAAGCGCAGGGGAGGCCCCGCGCTGA
- a CDS encoding TonB-dependent receptor codes for MYRPLFARSRLSVALGSALVLVAAAPAMAQQAATQEQKAEPASSKTPVQLDRMTVTGSRIYRAGFDTLEPAAVVSRESIENYGDTNLIDALTRIPGVSAGVSSRGDQAGFGAGVNFASKFGLGSNRLLTLVNGRRFVTSTPPTIFGAGGGSGIQVDMNAIPSVMVQRIESLSVGGAPTYGSDAISGVNNIILRDRFEGAEVELGYGRTSKNDNERYSWSAIFGTDFADGRGHIVVAAELDNADGVNALQRDFYRQGYSLQANPTAANATAQPLRRPTNDGRIDGSIPFNTGPRDGIPDQVWIRNRRIASMTFGGLVMPATGSYTRNGLGDILGFGPNKDKLWQFNNEGKLVEFNPGTSYAGGNASGGDGLNLFETVPLIADLERRSVFSTGSFDFTDNVRGFFELSRYEATARETLDQNVYNAVSFGNARLDGGGTASGALTFSASNPFLSAETRKILADNGITSFRLSRSSRDLSMNNASTETRLTRAVLGLNGFFEVGKRSFNWEASVTHGRGDFDYLGTGLIQQNFINAINVTTDASGRIICDATRPGTTADANCRPLNLFGENQASREALDYVSTRTVAKAQTRQTVINASVSGGLFDLPGGELSAAAGFEHRREEGSFTPSEYQRLGQGRSVPTQAAEGKYHTNEVFAEVLAPLFNPDWDIPGLHRLDLTAKFRRVDNSVAGAFNAFTYGIQYEPIAGLQLRGNKTQSLRAPSIAELYTTQQPAYYNIPEVCSLDNISGGSNPAVRRRNCEAFFAAYPGADPNTFRQQPTNTLGSTNGSTRLQNETAKSWTAGIVFAPEWIPGLRVAADWYDIKINNVITSLSANDIITGCFDTADFNAANVPNANRFCSLVTRDPNTGVATSIKTEYGNGPVLMFRGWTAEVGYRWDLSRFGVLDLDFYGYMPKNRGQAANRDVPFVEQAGSFNEPKRQFRWTAQHRIGNWNYGVASNYTSRAQYTMTDTPESRQYFYRDSWTTWDANVTYRITDAARVTLSVINVGDDIGPFPYVLDALGRRYMASLRYNFK; via the coding sequence ATGTACCGACCGTTGTTCGCCCGCAGTCGCTTGTCTGTCGCGCTGGGTTCGGCATTGGTGCTGGTGGCCGCCGCACCGGCCATGGCGCAGCAGGCCGCCACGCAGGAACAGAAGGCCGAGCCCGCCAGCAGCAAGACCCCCGTGCAGCTGGACCGGATGACCGTCACCGGCTCGCGCATCTACCGCGCCGGTTTCGACACGCTCGAGCCCGCCGCGGTGGTCAGCCGTGAATCGATCGAGAACTATGGCGACACCAACCTCATCGATGCCCTGACCCGGATTCCCGGGGTCAGTGCCGGCGTCAGTTCGCGCGGCGACCAGGCCGGCTTCGGTGCAGGCGTAAACTTCGCCAGCAAGTTCGGGCTGGGCAGCAATCGCCTGCTGACCCTGGTCAATGGACGCCGCTTCGTCACCTCTACGCCGCCCACCATCTTCGGAGCCGGCGGCGGCTCGGGCATCCAGGTCGACATGAACGCAATTCCCAGCGTCATGGTGCAACGCATTGAAAGCCTGAGCGTTGGCGGTGCCCCCACCTATGGCTCGGATGCGATCTCCGGCGTCAACAACATCATCCTGCGCGACCGGTTCGAGGGTGCCGAAGTCGAACTGGGCTACGGCAGGACCAGCAAGAACGACAACGAGCGCTACTCCTGGTCGGCCATCTTCGGTACCGACTTCGCTGATGGCCGTGGCCACATCGTGGTGGCGGCGGAACTGGACAATGCCGATGGGGTGAACGCGCTGCAACGCGATTTCTACCGCCAGGGCTACAGCCTGCAGGCCAATCCCACGGCGGCCAATGCCACTGCCCAGCCCCTGCGCCGGCCGACCAATGATGGCCGCATCGACGGCAGCATTCCGTTCAACACCGGGCCCCGCGATGGTATCCCCGACCAGGTCTGGATCCGCAACCGGCGCATTGCCAGCATGACCTTCGGTGGCCTGGTGATGCCGGCCACCGGCAGCTACACGCGCAACGGCCTGGGCGACATCCTTGGCTTCGGCCCGAACAAAGACAAACTGTGGCAGTTCAACAACGAGGGCAAGCTGGTCGAGTTCAATCCCGGCACCAGCTACGCGGGCGGCAACGCCTCCGGCGGTGACGGCCTGAACCTGTTCGAGACGGTGCCGCTGATCGCCGACCTCGAACGACGCTCGGTATTCTCCACCGGCAGCTTCGACTTCACCGACAACGTGCGCGGCTTCTTCGAACTTTCGCGATACGAAGCGACCGCCCGCGAAACCCTCGACCAGAACGTCTACAACGCGGTGTCCTTCGGCAATGCGCGCCTGGATGGCGGCGGTACCGCCAGCGGTGCACTGACCTTCAGCGCCAGCAATCCGTTCCTCAGTGCGGAAACCCGCAAGATCCTCGCCGACAACGGCATCACCTCGTTCCGCCTGTCGCGATCTTCGCGCGACCTGTCGATGAACAACGCCAGCACCGAGACCCGCCTGACCCGTGCGGTGCTCGGCCTGAACGGCTTCTTCGAGGTCGGAAAACGCAGCTTCAACTGGGAAGCCAGCGTCACCCACGGCCGCGGTGACTTCGACTACCTCGGCACCGGCCTGATCCAGCAGAACTTCATCAATGCGATCAACGTCACCACCGACGCCAGCGGGCGCATCATCTGTGATGCCACCCGCCCGGGCACCACGGCCGATGCGAACTGCCGCCCGCTGAATCTGTTCGGCGAGAACCAGGCGTCGCGCGAAGCCCTGGACTATGTCTCCACCCGGACCGTGGCCAAGGCGCAGACCCGCCAGACCGTCATCAATGCGTCGGTATCCGGCGGCCTGTTCGATCTTCCCGGCGGCGAGCTGTCCGCAGCGGCCGGCTTCGAACACCGCCGCGAAGAAGGCTCCTTCACCCCCAGCGAGTACCAGCGCCTAGGCCAGGGCCGTTCGGTGCCGACCCAGGCGGCCGAGGGCAAGTACCACACCAACGAAGTGTTCGCCGAAGTGCTGGCACCGCTGTTCAATCCCGACTGGGATATCCCGGGCCTGCATCGCCTGGATCTGACCGCCAAGTTCCGCCGCGTCGACAACTCCGTCGCCGGCGCGTTCAATGCGTTCACCTACGGCATCCAGTACGAACCGATCGCCGGCCTGCAGCTGCGCGGCAACAAGACCCAGTCACTGCGCGCGCCCTCCATCGCCGAGCTCTACACCACCCAGCAGCCGGCCTACTACAACATCCCGGAAGTGTGCTCGCTGGACAACATCAGCGGCGGCTCAAATCCGGCGGTGCGTCGCCGCAACTGCGAGGCGTTCTTCGCCGCCTACCCGGGTGCCGATCCGAACACCTTCCGCCAGCAGCCGACCAATACGCTGGGTTCGACCAACGGCAGCACCCGCCTGCAGAACGAAACGGCGAAGTCGTGGACGGCCGGCATCGTGTTCGCGCCGGAATGGATCCCGGGCCTGCGCGTCGCCGCCGACTGGTATGACATCAAGATCAACAACGTGATCACGTCGCTGAGCGCCAACGACATCATCACCGGTTGCTTCGACACTGCCGACTTCAACGCCGCCAACGTCCCCAACGCCAACCGCTTCTGCAGCCTGGTGACGCGTGATCCGAACACCGGCGTGGCTACCAGCATCAAGACCGAGTATGGCAACGGCCCGGTGCTGATGTTCCGTGGCTGGACCGCCGAAGTCGGCTACCGTTGGGACCTGTCGCGCTTCGGCGTACTGGACCTGGACTTCTACGGCTACATGCCGAAGAACCGTGGCCAGGCCGCGAACCGGGACGTGCCGTTCGTCGAACAGGCGGGCAGCTTCAACGAGCCCAAGCGCCAGTTCCGTTGGACGGCCCAGCATCGCATCGGCAACTGGAACTACGGCGTGGCCTCCAACTACACCAGCCGCGCCCAGTACACGATGACCGATACCCCGGAAAGCCGTCAGTACTTCTACCGCGACAGCTGGACCACCTGGGACGCCAACGTCACCTACCGCATCACCGACGCCGCGCGCGTGACGTTGTCGGTGATCAACGTGGGCGATGACATCGGGCCGTTCCCGTATGTACTGGATGCACTGGGCCGTCGCTACATGGCCAGCCTGCGCTACAACTTCAAGTAG
- a CDS encoding S-(hydroxymethyl)glutathione dehydrogenase/class III alcohol dehydrogenase: MKSRAAVAFGPGQPLQIVEIDVAPPKAGEVLVKITHTGVCHTDAFTLSGDDPEGLFPVVLGHEGAGIVVEVGEGVTSVKPGDHVIPLYTAECGECLFCKSGKTNLCVSVRATQGKGVMPDGTSRFSYNGEPLYHYMGCSTFSEYTVVAEVSLAKINPEANPEHVCLLGCGVTTGIGAVHNTAKVQEGDSVAVFGLGGIGLAVIQGARQAKAGRIIAVDTNPSKFELAREFGATDCINPKDYDKPIQQVIVEMTTWGVDHSFECIGNVNVMRAALECAHRGWGQSVVIGVAGSGQEISTRPFQLVTGRKWMGTAFGGVKGRSQLPGMVEDAMKGDIELAPFVTHTMDLDKINEAFDLMHEGKSIRSVVHY; encoded by the coding sequence ATGAAGTCCCGTGCCGCCGTCGCCTTTGGGCCCGGCCAGCCGCTGCAGATCGTCGAGATCGACGTCGCCCCGCCGAAGGCCGGCGAAGTGCTGGTCAAGATCACCCATACCGGTGTCTGCCACACCGATGCGTTCACCCTGTCCGGCGACGATCCGGAAGGCCTGTTCCCGGTGGTGCTGGGCCATGAAGGCGCCGGCATCGTGGTGGAGGTGGGCGAGGGCGTGACCAGCGTCAAGCCGGGCGACCACGTGATTCCGCTGTACACCGCCGAGTGCGGCGAGTGCCTGTTCTGCAAGAGCGGCAAGACCAACCTGTGCGTGTCGGTGCGTGCCACCCAGGGCAAGGGCGTGATGCCCGACGGCACCAGCCGCTTCAGCTACAACGGTGAGCCGCTGTACCACTACATGGGCTGCTCGACCTTCAGCGAGTACACCGTGGTGGCCGAAGTCTCGCTGGCGAAGATCAATCCGGAAGCCAACCCGGAGCACGTCTGCCTGCTCGGTTGCGGCGTCACCACCGGCATCGGCGCGGTGCACAACACCGCCAAGGTGCAGGAAGGCGACAGCGTGGCGGTGTTCGGCTTGGGTGGCATCGGCCTGGCGGTGATCCAGGGTGCGCGCCAGGCCAAGGCCGGCCGCATCATCGCGGTGGACACCAACCCGTCCAAGTTCGAACTGGCGCGCGAATTCGGCGCCACCGACTGCATCAACCCGAAGGACTACGACAAGCCGATCCAGCAGGTCATCGTCGAGATGACCACCTGGGGCGTGGACCACAGCTTCGAGTGCATCGGCAACGTCAACGTGATGCGCGCGGCGCTGGAATGCGCGCACCGTGGCTGGGGCCAGAGCGTGGTGATCGGCGTGGCCGGTTCGGGCCAGGAGATCTCCACCCGTCCGTTCCAGCTGGTGACCGGGCGCAAGTGGATGGGCACTGCCTTCGGCGGCGTGAAGGGCCGCAGCCAGTTGCCGGGCATGGTGGAGGACGCGATGAAGGGCGATATCGAACTGGCACCGTTCGTCACCCACACCATGGACCTGGACAAGATCAACGAAGCCTTCGACCTGATGCACGAAGGCAAGTCGATCCGTTCGGTGGTCCACTACTGA
- the fghA gene encoding S-formylglutathione hydrolase, whose amino-acid sequence MERIEHRACFGGWQDVYRHHSTTLGCDMQFAVYLPPQAETQKLPVLYWLSGLTCTEQNVITKAGAQRYAAEHGVIIVAPDTSPRGDDVADAESYDLGKGAGFYLNATRAPWAKHYRMHDYVAQELPALIEANFPVTDARGISGHSMGGHGALVIALRNPGRYRSVSAFSPIVAPSHVPWGQKAFHAYLGDNPADWAQWDASELVAVATERLPLLVDQGEADEFLQTQLQPQRLQQACDAAGHPLTLRLQPGYDHSYYFIASFIGEHIAHHARALHG is encoded by the coding sequence ATGGAACGTATTGAACACCGCGCCTGTTTCGGCGGCTGGCAGGACGTCTACCGGCATCATTCCACCACGCTGGGCTGCGACATGCAGTTCGCCGTGTACCTGCCGCCGCAGGCGGAAACGCAGAAACTGCCGGTGCTGTACTGGCTGAGCGGGCTGACCTGCACCGAGCAGAACGTCATCACCAAGGCGGGCGCGCAGCGCTACGCGGCCGAGCATGGCGTGATCATCGTCGCGCCCGATACCAGCCCACGCGGCGATGACGTGGCCGATGCCGAGAGCTATGACCTGGGCAAGGGGGCGGGGTTCTACCTCAATGCCACCCGTGCACCGTGGGCGAAGCACTACCGCATGCACGACTACGTGGCGCAGGAACTGCCGGCACTGATCGAGGCGAATTTCCCGGTCACCGATGCGCGCGGCATCAGCGGCCACTCGATGGGCGGTCACGGTGCGCTGGTGATCGCGCTGCGCAACCCGGGGCGCTACCGCAGCGTGTCGGCGTTCTCGCCGATCGTTGCGCCCAGCCACGTGCCGTGGGGGCAGAAGGCCTTCCACGCCTACCTGGGCGACAACCCGGCGGACTGGGCGCAGTGGGATGCCAGCGAACTGGTCGCCGTGGCCACTGAGCGCCTGCCGTTGCTGGTCGACCAGGGCGAGGCGGACGAATTCCTGCAGACCCAGCTGCAACCGCAGCGCCTGCAGCAGGCCTGTGATGCCGCCGGCCATCCGCTGACCCTGCGCCTGCAGCCGGGCTACGACCACAGCTACTACTTCATCGCCAGTTTCATCGGCGAGCACATCGCCCACCACGCCCGCGCCCTGCACGGCTGA
- a CDS encoding alkene reductase, with the protein MTTALFRPFDLTGIALRNRIAMAPMTRARNPGSVANELTAQYYRQRASAGLIISEGTPVSPQGQGYIDVPGIWSAEQVAGWKLVTEAVHAAQGTIFAQLWHVGRMSHSSLQPEGGQPVSAGTRPVASAPKNTSFVYLDDGSRGHADPTPARALETAEIPGIIDDFVRGADNAIAAGFDGIELHAANGYLFEQFLNPLINEREDRYGGSLPNRARLILETVDAMAQRIGAHRIGVRLAPNNLTFDMPYYPDNEATYLYLAEELGKRGLAYVHLNDNLQAGQSVLGEAFLQQFKQVYGGTLILAGGMTRERALQLVEAGTIDLAAFGQPFIANPDLVERLQHNVALATPDRNTYYGGGEAGYLDYPRAQ; encoded by the coding sequence ATGACCACCGCCCTCTTTCGCCCGTTCGACCTGACAGGCATCGCCCTGCGCAACCGCATCGCGATGGCCCCGATGACCCGTGCCCGCAACCCCGGCTCGGTCGCCAATGAGCTCACCGCGCAGTACTACCGGCAGCGTGCCAGCGCCGGCCTGATCATCAGCGAAGGCACGCCGGTCTCGCCGCAGGGCCAGGGCTACATCGACGTGCCGGGTATCTGGTCGGCCGAGCAGGTGGCCGGGTGGAAGCTCGTCACCGAGGCGGTGCATGCCGCGCAGGGCACGATCTTCGCCCAGCTCTGGCACGTCGGCCGCATGTCGCATTCCTCGCTGCAGCCTGAGGGCGGACAACCGGTCAGCGCCGGTACCCGCCCGGTGGCCAGCGCACCGAAGAACACCTCGTTCGTCTATCTGGACGACGGCAGCCGCGGCCATGCCGATCCCACCCCGGCACGTGCACTGGAGACTGCGGAGATCCCCGGCATCATCGACGACTTCGTACGCGGGGCGGACAACGCCATTGCCGCCGGCTTCGACGGCATCGAACTGCATGCCGCCAACGGCTACCTGTTCGAGCAGTTCCTCAACCCGCTCATCAACGAACGCGAGGACCGCTACGGCGGCTCATTGCCGAACCGTGCGCGGTTGATCCTGGAGACGGTGGATGCGATGGCCCAGCGCATCGGCGCCCACCGCATCGGCGTGCGCCTGGCACCGAACAACCTCACCTTCGACATGCCGTACTACCCCGACAACGAGGCCACCTATCTGTACCTGGCCGAGGAACTGGGCAAGCGCGGGCTGGCCTATGTGCATCTCAACGACAACCTGCAGGCGGGGCAGTCGGTGCTGGGCGAGGCGTTCCTGCAGCAGTTCAAGCAGGTCTACGGTGGCACGTTGATCCTGGCCGGTGGCATGACCCGCGAACGCGCCCTGCAGCTGGTCGAGGCCGGCACCATCGACCTGGCCGCATTCGGCCAGCCGTTCATCGCCAACCCGGATCTGGTCGAACGCCTGCAGCACAACGTCGCGCTGGCCACGCCCGACCGCAATACCTATTACGGTGGCGGCGAGGCCGGCTACCTCGATTACCCGCGCGCGCAGTAG
- a CDS encoding LysR family transcriptional regulator translates to MLPLESLNGLVTFVTTARSGSFTEAADALGISRSAVGKAIARLEARLGVRLFHRTTRRIALTTDGEAYYASCAAALEEISAAEACLGSAGLPSGRLRIDMPSSFGRLVVLPVLLRLCRQYPDLQLTMTFTDHFVDPVEEGIDLLIRFGGLHQAEHLVARRLGRQRLVTCASPAYLQAHGVPRTVQELAQHRSIVGFRHGQPIWWRIGSEEDEGTFIPSAPYQLNDGDAVIEAAIAGLGICQMPISLVRRHLDSGVLQSVLDEHMQRHIDIHALWPPTRHLRPKVRYVVDELTRLAEQGLFD, encoded by the coding sequence ATGCTGCCGCTGGAATCCTTGAATGGCCTGGTCACGTTCGTCACGACCGCACGCTCGGGCAGCTTCACCGAGGCGGCAGACGCGCTGGGCATCTCGCGCTCGGCGGTGGGCAAGGCCATCGCCCGTCTGGAAGCGCGGCTGGGGGTGCGCCTGTTCCATCGCACTACGCGGCGCATCGCACTGACCACTGATGGCGAGGCGTACTACGCCTCCTGTGCGGCGGCGCTGGAAGAAATCTCCGCGGCCGAGGCCTGTCTGGGTTCGGCGGGCCTGCCCAGCGGGCGGCTGCGCATCGACATGCCGTCCTCGTTCGGGCGGCTGGTGGTGCTGCCGGTGCTGCTGCGGTTGTGCCGGCAGTATCCGGACCTGCAGTTGACGATGACCTTCACCGATCACTTCGTCGATCCGGTCGAAGAGGGCATCGATCTGCTGATCCGTTTCGGTGGGCTGCACCAGGCCGAGCACCTGGTCGCGCGCCGGCTGGGGCGCCAGCGCCTGGTCACCTGCGCATCGCCGGCGTACCTGCAGGCGCATGGCGTGCCGCGCACGGTGCAGGAACTGGCGCAGCACCGCAGCATCGTCGGCTTCCGCCACGGGCAACCGATCTGGTGGCGGATCGGCAGCGAGGAGGACGAGGGAACGTTCATTCCCAGTGCGCCCTATCAACTCAATGATGGCGACGCGGTGATCGAAGCGGCCATCGCCGGCCTCGGCATCTGCCAGATGCCCATTTCACTGGTGCGCCGCCATCTGGATTCCGGCGTGCTGCAATCGGTGCTGGACGAACACATGCAGCGGCACATCGACATCCATGCGCTGTGGCCACCGACGCGCCACCTGCGGCCGAAGGTGCGCTACGTGGTGGATGAGCTGACCCGGTTGGCGGAACAAGGTCTGTTTGATTGA
- a CDS encoding YqcC family protein, translated as MGWLDALRRPRAEDPRAALVVPIEQALRALGWVVGEVGPPRAVTSAFGSDDGMPFEQWLAQVFLPRLHEARAAGQWPPRSDVAVAAWRNLDGQPGVESLLRLLAQLDERINKGIHAARG; from the coding sequence ATGGGCTGGCTTGATGCCCTGCGCCGGCCGCGTGCGGAAGACCCGCGCGCGGCTCTGGTGGTTCCGATCGAGCAGGCGTTGCGTGCGCTTGGCTGGGTAGTGGGGGAGGTGGGGCCACCGCGTGCGGTGACCTCGGCCTTCGGCAGCGACGATGGCATGCCGTTCGAGCAGTGGCTTGCGCAGGTATTCCTGCCGCGCCTTCATGAGGCGCGCGCGGCCGGTCAGTGGCCGCCGCGCAGCGATGTGGCCGTGGCGGCCTGGCGCAATCTTGATGGCCAGCCTGGCGTCGAATCGTTGCTGCGCCTGCTGGCGCAGCTGGATGAACGGATCAACAAAGGCATCCACGCCGCGCGTGGATAA
- a CDS encoding GGDEF domain-containing protein, whose translation MPVVLALLYVLCHGLVVALWPGPAGAGSFGFLTGAPLLAAAACLWRARRDRAALGWRATALALLLWAGGMAVNMIDALGAGRADVTPQASLFLYVLYGVPLVFILARARRERLSISLIDAAMAALLGVLFFVHAQSFAARVDIDDHALSNMQRMFDIQNLCIAGFAVVRWLVGDVPERRNFFRALAIYAVGYLMVAYYINHYTSEQSFGAYNDLLIDLPFLLLALLAMSQAPAPTFVMHPRLGRTVQAAGPMILPLLLLVVGTLVVDHARPLAVTGFVVATLGFGVRSILLQVDLMERQASLDQLARQDGLTGVANRREFDALLLAEWNRARRSGSELGLLLLDIDHFKVFNDRHGHPAGDRCLQAVATVLKISAGRAGDSVARYGGEEFAVIVPGSPLSGVLALAERLREAVAALPLPEGSVSISIGVGYLHPPALASADQLLADADAGLYAAKRAGRNQVILHAHVLDDEGSAHGRMDC comes from the coding sequence ATGCCGGTAGTGCTGGCGCTGCTGTATGTGCTGTGCCACGGCCTGGTCGTGGCCCTGTGGCCGGGTCCCGCCGGTGCGGGTTCCTTCGGGTTCCTCACGGGTGCCCCGTTGCTGGCGGCAGCCGCCTGCCTGTGGCGGGCGCGCCGCGACCGTGCCGCGCTCGGCTGGCGCGCCACCGCCCTGGCGCTGCTGCTCTGGGCGGGTGGCATGGCCGTCAACATGATCGATGCGCTCGGTGCCGGCCGTGCCGATGTCACGCCGCAGGCCAGCCTGTTCCTGTATGTGCTGTACGGCGTGCCGCTGGTGTTCATCCTGGCCCGTGCACGCCGCGAGCGGCTGAGCATCAGCCTGATCGACGCGGCGATGGCCGCGTTGCTGGGCGTGCTGTTCTTCGTGCATGCGCAGTCGTTCGCCGCGCGCGTCGACATCGACGACCACGCGTTGTCCAACATGCAGCGCATGTTCGATATCCAGAATCTGTGCATTGCCGGGTTCGCGGTGGTGCGCTGGCTGGTGGGCGACGTTCCGGAGCGGCGCAACTTCTTCCGCGCGCTGGCGATCTACGCGGTGGGCTACCTGATGGTGGCGTACTACATCAACCACTACACCTCGGAACAGTCCTTCGGTGCCTACAACGATCTGCTGATCGACCTGCCGTTCCTGCTGCTGGCGTTGCTGGCGATGAGCCAGGCGCCCGCGCCGACGTTCGTGATGCACCCGAGGCTGGGCAGAACGGTGCAGGCGGCGGGGCCGATGATCCTGCCATTGCTGCTGCTGGTGGTCGGTACCCTGGTGGTTGATCATGCGCGGCCGCTGGCGGTCACTGGCTTCGTGGTGGCAACGCTGGGCTTCGGCGTGCGCAGCATCCTGTTGCAGGTGGACCTGATGGAACGGCAGGCATCGCTGGACCAGCTCGCTCGGCAGGATGGCCTGACCGGTGTGGCCAACCGGCGCGAGTTCGATGCACTGCTGCTGGCGGAATGGAACCGTGCGCGGCGCAGCGGCAGCGAGCTGGGGCTGCTGTTGCTGGACATCGACCATTTCAAGGTCTTCAACGACCGCCACGGACATCCGGCCGGGGACCGCTGCCTGCAGGCCGTGGCCACGGTCCTGAAGATCAGTGCAGGCCGTGCCGGTGACAGTGTTGCCCGTTACGGCGGCGAGGAATTTGCGGTGATCGTGCCCGGAAGCCCGCTGTCGGGCGTGCTGGCGCTGGCCGAGCGCCTGCGTGAGGCGGTGGCGGCGCTGCCACTGCCGGAAGGGTCGGTCAGTATCAGCATCGGCGTGGGCTACCTGCACCCGCCGGCTCTGGCCAGCGCCGATCAGTTGCTGGCGGATGCCGATGCCGGCCTGTACGCCGCCAAGCGTGCCGGTCGCAACCAGGTGATCCTGCATGCGCACGTGCTCGACGACGAAGGCAGTGCGCATGGCAGGATGGATTGCTGA
- a CDS encoding universal stress protein: MFNTLLVALDGGPQHARVLDLAAAIAGPHSRLHLLCVLDPEFALAADASEADRIEYPEAARQRSRAEAVLAEALAELRERGVDAIAQIPSGDPGEVISEQARRLKCDLIVIGHRHLSRLERLFEPSIGQWTIDHAPCPVLVETRDPRP; the protein is encoded by the coding sequence ATGTTCAATACCCTGCTGGTCGCCCTGGACGGTGGCCCCCAGCACGCACGCGTGCTGGACCTGGCCGCAGCCATCGCCGGCCCCCACAGCCGCCTGCACCTGCTGTGCGTGCTCGACCCCGAATTCGCGCTGGCGGCCGATGCCAGCGAAGCCGACCGCATCGAGTACCCGGAAGCCGCCCGCCAGCGCTCGCGGGCCGAAGCGGTGCTGGCCGAAGCCCTGGCCGAGCTGCGCGAGCGCGGCGTCGACGCCATCGCGCAGATTCCCTCGGGTGACCCGGGCGAAGTGATCAGCGAGCAGGCCCGGCGCCTGAAGTGCGACCTGATCGTCATCGGCCACCGCCACCTGTCCCGCCTGGAACGCCTGTTCGAACCCTCGATCGGGCAATGGACCATCGACCACGCGCCCTGTCCCGTGCTGGTGGAAACCCGCGACCCACGACCCTAG